GCTATTTCGAAAGTGAAGAAGtgggaacaacaacaacaaaaaccgaGTTGAGTGATATGGACCAACGTGCAATGCAGCAATTGAAAGATGCAACCGTCTTGGTGGGAGATCGCTACGAATCTGCCCTATTGTGGAAGTACGACCATGTTGAGCTTCCAGATAGCTACCCTATGGCAGTAAGTAGGTTGCGATGTCTGGAGAGAAAGATGGAAAAAGACCCTGCTCTCAAAGCAAATGTTACCCGACAAATATTGGAGTACCAACAAAAAGGATTTTGCCACCGTGCAACCCGTGCGGAACTGGAAGCTGCCGATCCAAAACGAACTTGGTACCTTCCGCTGGGGGCTGTAACCAACCCGAAAAAGCCCGGAAAAGTGCGCCTTATTTGGGATGCTGCCGCTAAAGTTGAGAAGGTGTCGCTCAATTCTGTATTACTGAAGGGACCAGATCTACTGACCCCACTCCCTACGGTACTTTTCCGATTCCGTCAATTCCCTATAGCCGTGTGTGCGGATATCAGGGAAATGTACCACCAAATACTCATCCGTGAAGTAGATCGAAATTCGCAAAGGTTCCTATGGTGCGATGATCCTAGTCAGACCCCGGAGATCTTTTTGATGGATGTGGCCACCTTTGGCGCGAGCTGTTCGCCAGCAATAGCGCAATTTGTTAAGAACACCAATGCCCGCCGGTTTGAACAACAATACCCAGACGCCGTAAGGGAGATTACCGAAGGGCATTACGTTGACGATTGCGCTACTAGCTTCCGGAATGTGGAGGAAGCAAAAACAATATCTTGGCAAATCAGATACATTCACCAGCGCGGGGGTTTCGATCTTAGAAACTTCAGTTCTAACAGTAGCGAAGTCCTTCATTATTTGGGGGAGAAAGATACAGGAGCtgtgaaaaatttgattccGGAAAACGATGACACAACTGAGCGTGTCTTGGGCTTACTGTGGGACACGACTCAAGATAAACTCAAGTTTCCTACAACGATGCGTTGTGACATAGCAAACATTATTGAACACGGACTGAAACCAACCAAGCGAGAAATTTTAAGATGTGTCATGTCACTTTTCGATCCCCTTGGATTATTATCCCCCTACTTGATCTTCGGCAAAATATTGATGCAGGAAATTTGGCGGAAAGGCGTCGGCTGGGATGAAAAGATCGACGACGAATCATTCGAGTTGTGGAGCAAGTGGACGAAGGTACTGGAAAGTATTAACGACATCGGAGTTCCTCGGTGCTATTTTACAGAGGTTGCGCAAGAGGTAGAAATTCATACATTCACGGACGCAAGTGAAGCGGCATACTCGTGCGCCACATATTTCCGCTTTGTAAGACCAACCGGTCCAGCCGAAATTGCGCTAGTCGGTTCAAAGACTAAGGTAGCACCACTGAAACCTTGGTCAATTCCTCGTCTTGAGCTTCAAGGCTGCGTTCTGGGTGCTCGATACACCCGATTCATCGAAGAAGCTCATTCACTGCGCATCTCAAAACGAGTTATGTGGTCCGACTCGAGTACGGCGTTAAGTTGGATAAACTCAGATCCACGGAAGCTTCATCGTTTCGTTGCATTTCGCATCACAGAAATATTGGAATTGACTAACCGAAATGAGTGGAGATGGGTTCCGACAAAGCAGAACCCAGCTGATGAAGCGACGAAATGGGGTGTTGGACCTCATTTTAACGATAAAAGCATCTGGTACAGTGGGCCCGAATTTCTTGCGTATCCAGAAGACCAGTGGcccgtaaaaaaaattgtacttcCCCCGACCGCAGAGTTACGCCCTTGTTTTGCACACTGTGAAATCATTTTGCCAGAACTACAAATCCCCGTCGAAAGGTTTTCAATGTGGAATCGTCTGTTAAGAACCACTGCATACATGCATCGTATTTTTTCCAAACCGAATTATTCAGATGATAAACGCCCATTAGAAATCCTCACGCAAGATGAATTAAGAAAGGCAGAACGAACCTTGTTCAAACAAGTACAGTGGCAGTCATACCCGGATGAAATGGTTACGTTATCAAAGTATAAACAAAATCCAAAAGGACAACACTTTATCGATAGTTCCAGCAGTATATATCAACTTTCCCCATTCCTCGATGAACACGGAATTCTCCGAATAGATGGGAGAATCGCAAAGGCGCCGAAAACTAAACTGGACTGTAAGTATCCCattattttatcgaaaaaccatCGAGTCACGTATTTGCTTGTCGATGACTATCATCGAAGATTCAAACATGGCAATAATGAAACCATAGTAAATGAAATAAGACAGCGGTTTCATGTCACCTCGATTCGAGGGTTCGTCAAGGATGTCGTGAAGAAATGCCAACTATGTAGAGTGCGGAATTCACGTCCAATAATACCTAGAATGGGGCCGCTTCCGTTAGCTCGACTGTCTTCTGGTTCCCGTCCCTTCACGTACGTAGGGGTCGATTATTTCGGGCCGCTACAGGTTAAAGTAGGAAGAGCGAGTGTTAAAAGATGGGTAGCACTTTTCACCTGCCTCACGATCAGAGCAGTACATCTTGAGGTGATCTATAGTCTGACTACGGAAGCTTGTATCATGGGAATACGTCGATTCATTGCTCGTCGCGGTGCGCCAGTGGAGTTTCATAGCGACAACGGAACGAATTTTCAAGGCGCGGAAAGATTGTTACGAGAACAGATAAACGTGGGGCTGGAGTCAACATTTACCAATAGAAATACCAAATGGTGCTTCATTCCACCAGGTGCCCCCCATATGGGCGGAGCATGGGAAAGAATGGTACGCTCTATCAAGCTTGCAATGTCGGATGCCTACAATGAAAATCTAGATGACGAACGCCTACTCACCCTCCTCATCGAAGCTGAGTTTATAGTAAACTGTCGACCGCTGACTTATTTGCCATTGGGCTCGGCGGAACAAGAAGCACTTACTCCTAACCACCTACTGCTAGGCAATTCAACAGGAGTTCATCAACCGGAAGCGCGTGGAGTCTGCGATCGTAAGTTACTGAGTCATTCGTGGGATGTACTCCAGAAACAGATAAGTTCATTCTGGAAAAGATGGACACTCGAATACCTTCCAACTCTTACAAAAAGAACGAAGTGGTTCGGGGAGacaaaaaacatcgaaaaaggAGAGCTGGTCATAATTGTTGAAGGTTCCAGACGTAACAACTGGGCCAGAGGTCGAGTACTGGAAGTGGTTCCGTCACCAGATGGACGAATTCGGCAGGCGATTGTGCAACTAGCATCCGGTAGTATATGTCGCCGCCCTGTATCGAAGTTGGCAGTGTTGGAAGTACAGGACGGAAGTGGAACCAGTCTCGGATTCCACCGGGGGGAGGATGTTGCTGCAAGGGCAACAGATTCACTGTCACTTGACACTGACAATCTGAGAAACCGGAAAAGGGAAGAGTTCAAGAAGAGGGAAAAGGAGTGATTCGTGGTGATAGAAAAGTCGTGGAATTTGTGATTAAAAGTAGAAGAGTTGGCTTAAAGTTTGTAAAAGTAAAAAGGTGGTAGAAAGTTAAAGAGGATAGATCGCAGTAGTGCGAATTGCTGGATTAAATCAGATTTGTAGTATATAATTGGTAGGCTATAACTTTCCATTACACTCATGCGCTGAACTAATTTATAATCTAACCTATATAGGCTTGAGGAGATTTCCAACGCTGATTTGGAAAGGCAGATATACGTTCCGAAATACTCGGAAATCGTTAAGGGTTCCCATTCACTACTTAAAAGTAGAGCGTAAATATGCTAATATTATATCCTTCGCAAACGTAACTGaaccattaattttttatatcaggaaCAACAACAGTTGTTGAAGTCTTCGACTGGAAGACAATAAGTTGGTGCCGAACATAAAGTCTATAGAGCTCACTGAAATTGTAAGTAGGAAAACAGAATCAGTGGCACTTAAAATTGTTTATctttatattattttcttttagtTTGAAGCATCGCAATAAATGCTATCAAAACTCAGCCGTGCCTTTATAACTTCGGGCCAACAATTTCTtcaagttaaaaacattttcctttggttcaaaaaaagttgactttgttttaaaagaaataagctcaattaacatttatttagaatcaaagtatttgcttaaattcaaaatccaaaaatatttagttcaaagaattaattctttgtttcaaaaaatatttttttgaatcaaaaactaaagtttttggttcaaataaaacaggagttagattcaaaaaaatgaatgttttgaaacaaaatcatttttgttttggttcaaaagcctagttttctctgcgtgtgggagttctccctctttgctttctctctctgaaaatttctttgggcccggatagtaaaactaccaaaatgagcgtggcgacgaacgtgttaaaaaagcttaattgtgtaGCCAAACTTTTAAAACGTTTACCCCCaaccaaagttgttcatagagagtacacaaagtttttcttaacgcggattgattttgctcagtttttcttacacgTGATATTAGTCGTCgtcgcgaattaacacgttattttagagagaaaatgtttcaagtcGTACATGTAAACGGCGATATCGGATAAAAAACCttgtataaaaattagtttgtttggtaatgtgtttaaaaatttgaaaacttaattgTTGAATGCGCAAAAACGAGTCAGGTTCTCAATTAAATTGAGTCAGTGGCATAGCATTTCTCCAAAAATTGGCGAAAGTATGTCAGAGTACATTTTGCAAatgtattccaaattttaacAGAAGCATATTACACGCTCGtattttttcaaccattaatgacttttcttgaaccattttttgCGATTTCCGATAAAACTGCCATTATTGCTGTTTTTCAATCATGACGTACGGTtcaattttaagcattttataaGTTCTaatgaaaaagtcaaaaaatggttaaatttccaTCGTTAAATCGCCATCTTTGCAagcaaaattgtttgtttttacagCTGTGCGGTGAATTCAACCTTTTGCTCTGAAGTCAGTGCGTGGTTGTAGCTTATTTAGTGGATTTTAcaatttatgataaacattATCAGATAATAAAAGGCGTAAGTATGTTTTGCATtacaaaaaaagtgtttataatgaaaaatttctaaaccgcataattttgtttcttgCAGTTTCTTGGAAGATCCAGAATTGCATTCGACAGCTACATTTCAATTCGATGGATAATCTACAGTCTTCTTCAAAAGGAATCGGATCAGATGCTACCGGGAAATAATATGCTAGAGCTTCCGGAAAATTATCTGCAGGAGCAGACAATATTATGAACGATAGCTATGCGGGAGGTGATGACTCTTTTGCCTTGAACGAATCCGACCTCAACGGTAGAAAAATGTTACCTCATCAGAACGACACGGACAGACGAGACGGAGACTGCCGGTAGTTTCAGGAATGGCAATATTAGCTACGAATCACTCATCTTAAAAAAGGTAAGCCTTATTAACATtatattaaattatttcaacccgtcttttgatttctttgcatcatataaacgattttctatttttctttcaattgcAGTATCCCGATTCGAAAGTTGCGATTAGAACccagaattaaaaaatgagTGGAACGGGTACAGGGTCGAGTATTGTGCCAGTAACCTGGGGAGGAGACAGCGTTCGCGAATGTGATGGCAGCAGAGGCCGACGAAATGTGCATCTTTTTATTGACAGCTACCGCTATATATTGCCTTTAAGACAtgtatttagaaataaaacacGGATTTGTACAAATAAGGATTCATTCTTGTCGTTTCACATTCATTCAAGTGGTTTCCCCAAGAATTTCTGCTCATTTTTCGCTTTTTTGggtatgcttgaaaaataaccataatccgaGTTCTCCTCGAAATCTCATTTAATGAGTTTTtgctgaaaactcataaaacgacttgagCCACAAAACatcgattatggttatttttcaagcattaatggttcaatatggccGAGCGTGTAGAGTGCATTTGAACCCCCCGGAACGAGGGGtacaagtgaaaaattcaattatcgagaaatgttgaccttttctgtcagtagatggtgttaaggtttgttaaaagattgtcCGCTGGCgtttatatgaaatattttaagagctaggtatcttggaatatattatttttggtaGTACAATGAAGCTATGTTTGCATTGCGAGTAATTTAAAGAGAAGACACTGAAATAATTTTGTTCATTGTAAGCATCGACTGGATGCATCCCGGTAAAAAAGGGATccaatagcttagcttagcttgattgactactcacatccacctttaaacattgaacccgaaatgctttgttatatatttttttaaataaattaatatttaacATTTCGATTGAATTTTCTCAGAAGATTTTATTTATACTCTGTGTTAGTATGACCATTATACTAAATCAGTTgcatttcgaatcccatgatcgcaggcgtggctcagtagaacgaattccacatcgccaatggttgctactccgtgattgaccgaggccaccaattttgttcaacggtcaaatgaatggtgtctgggattgacattCATTCACATTGCCCAAaattgatgctctctctttgatcgtcaataacggcgccggccacgtcctagtagtcaatagataggtatgaaaaaatagaaagggatgaaagaaaaaaaaaaatcgtgctttaggaccgaggtcacctctgcatcctagcaaataattttgtttgggagggtgggtgaaaggatatgatctggagacacttttgactagtgtgatctaattttgaaaatcctatTTTCCTATCCTTCTAAAGACAAAATAGCCATTTAAATTCAAGTTGATTGTgtgtttaaacaaaaaacatctaGCGTAAATCTTTCATACATGATAACAAACTATCATATTGGTTTTCGAAGTCCTA
This sequence is a window from Uranotaenia lowii strain MFRU-FL chromosome 3, ASM2978415v1, whole genome shotgun sequence. Protein-coding genes within it:
- the LOC129756897 gene encoding uncharacterized protein LOC129756897; this translates as MDDALKCYFESEEVGTTTTKTELSDMDQRAMQQLKDATVLVGDRYESALLWKYDHVELPDSYPMAVSRLRCLERKMEKDPALKANVTRQILEYQQKGFCHRATRAELEAADPKRTWYLPLGAVTNPKKPGKVRLIWDAAAKVEKVSLNSVLLKGPDLLTPLPTVLFRFRQFPIAVCADIREMYHQILIREVDRNSQRFLWCDDPSQTPEIFLMDVATFGASCSPAIAQFVKNTNARRFEQQYPDAVREITEGHYVDDCATSFRNVEEAKTISWQIRYIHQRGGFDLRNFSSNSSEVLHYLGEKDTGAVKNLIPENDDTTERVLGLLWDTTQDKLKFPTTMRCDIANIIEHGLKPTKREILRCVMSLFDPLGLLSPYLIFGKILMQEIWRKGVGWDEKIDDESFELWSKWTKVLESINDIGVPRCYFTEVAQEVEIHTFTDASEAAYSCATYFRFVRPTGPAEIALVGSKTKVAPLKPWSIPRLELQGCVLGARYTRFIEEAHSLRISKRVMWSDSSTALSWINSDPRKLHRFVAFRITEILELTNRNEWRWVPTKQNPADEATKWGVGPHFNDKSIWYSGPEFLAYPEDQWPVKKIVLPPTAELRPCFAHCEIILPELQIPVERFSMWNRLLRTTAYMHRIFSKPNYSDDKRPLEILTQDELRKAERTLFKQVQWQSYPDEMVTLSKYKQNPKGQHFIDSSSSIYQLSPFLDEHGILRIDGRIAKAPKTKLDCKYPIILSKNHRVTYLLVDDYHRRFKHGNNETIVNEIRQRFHVTSIRGFVKDVVKKCQLCRVRNSRPIIPRMGPLPLARLSSGSRPFTYVGVDYFGPLQVKVGRASVKRWVALFTCLTIRAVHLEVIYSLTTEACIMGIRRFIARRGAPVEFHSDNGTNFQGAERLLREQINVGLESTFTNRNTKWCFIPPGAPHMGGAWERMVRSIKLAMSDAYNENLDDERLLTLLIEAEFIVNCRPLTYLPLGSAEQEALTPNHLLLGNSTGVHQPEARGVCDRKLLSHSWDVLQKQISSFWKRWTLEYLPTLTKRTKWFGETKNIEKGELVIIVEGSRRNNWARGRVLEVVPSPDGRIRQAIVQLASGSICRRPVSKLAVLEVQDGSGTSLGFHRGEDVAARATDSLSLDTDNLRNRKREEFKKREKE